TCAATGCTGTCAGATTATTGGCCAATCTGAATTCACCTACTGGGTTTTATTGATCCGCAAGAAGTACACATATCCCACAGCGTCACCAGCAGCAAGTAGGTTAGCATGTTTTGGGTTCCATGCCAGTGCCCAGACTCCGGACACTGTGTGGAACACGTGTACCTGCTCTTGCTTCTCAATATCCCAGATTCGTACACTTTGGTCTAGAGCAGCTGATGCTACATATCTGTCATCGGGGGAGAAACAGACTATCCGTACCTCTGAATCGTGGCCTGGTAACTCACACGTGACTTTGTTGGTTTCAGTGTCCCGGATTCGAACCAACAAGTCTCTAGAGCAAGTTACCAAGAGTTTGCCATCGTGAGAGAAGGAGGCACAAGTGATCCAGTCTGGTTGTTCAATAGTATGGAGTAATGTTCCATCAACAGCACTGTATATACGAGCAGTGTTGTCAATAGAAGACCCGAGTATTTTCTCTCCATCGGGAGAAAACTCGGTGTACTGACAGAATCTATCAAAGCCACCCAACTCCATTAATTTACTTTGGTTTTCCCAGTCCCATACTTGCACGGACTGTGAGAACTCTCCGACTGCAATGATTCTCTTGTCATCTTTTGAGAACCGTAGACACCAAGGTAAGAATGGATCACATCGAATTACGCTCTTGGTTTCTCCTTTGTCTCTGGTCCAGACCCGGATTGTAAGATCGTCACCTCCACTCGCGACCAATTCACCATTGTTTGAAATGGTGCATGCACGGACTCCACATGAAAAGGTACGTTTCTTGTCGTGGCCCTCGTAGATGATCGCTGGTTTGAATGTTTCCGTGTTCCAAATGCATACCTGAGATAAAATGGGAAAATACTTCATGTAACACTCAATAAattaattattgaattttctgtTCTCGATCACAATATTATCATTTCAACAAACTTACATCAACCATACTAGGTCTGCTTCCTCCTACTCAAAGCAGtatgcatcatcatcatcatacacATATAGAGAAGTTGTTGCAATAGGTTGGCAAGGAATGCTCAGTGCATTTAGTATAATATCTTTGTCTGGCCATACCTTGAAGTCATCTGATGCAGATGCCAACCATTTTCCATCGGGTGAGTATGACACACTCCAACATCTTTCGGAATGAAACCGCATCGTACTTAGTTTCTCAGCTGCCATAGCATCCCACACTCTAACAGACTTATCATCTGACACTGAAGCAATCAATTTGGAATCTGGTGAAAAAGCAACATCCATTACCCAGCCAGAGTGACCACCAAGTAATGCTAGGGTTTCCTTCTTCTCGATGTGGTACAGGTGGACAGACATGTGACTTGAAGAACTTGCGACAAGTATTTTATCATCGGGTGAGAAGGCGACTGCAGAGGCGTCATTTGGAAGACCGAAAGTGGCAATAATGTCACCAGTATTGCTTTGGTAGACAACTGCATTTGAATCAACCGCTGCTGATGCCAACATCTTGCCATTGTGGGAGAATCTGACACACCAAATAGCCGACTTATAATCGATTACTTTATGACCCTCAAGACGATCAGAGGCAGGGAAGTTGACGTTATCCTTAATTTCGTGTCCAGTGAGTTTGCATTGGACAGATTTCTCGTTAACGTCCCATATGAACAGTTCTAAGTTGTCCCCACATGTGGCAATTTTATTTTCGTCGACTGGTGACCAATCACAGAAAACTGTGTGACCCTCGTGACCACTTAGGGTAGCAACCTCTTTTCCCGATTCAATCTCCCATATCTTGATCTGCTTATCCAGGGAAGAAGagaccaatttatcacccttTGGAGAAAATGCAATG
This DNA window, taken from Ptychodera flava strain L36383 chromosome 4, AS_Pfla_20210202, whole genome shotgun sequence, encodes the following:
- the LOC139130577 gene encoding uncharacterized WD repeat-containing protein alr2800-like, with protein sequence MAYDLLSECSKGVAEVHAAKHQDEVVDDSVISDLEDMLGFLRRETHIISKAPLLTYQQMQNAPVGTAPERAANRWREQVRGATLEDHIPVPPAWIEFINKPSETEAYKQQLSGHQKTVLSVTFSNDGDVIYSASADCTVRAWDRHTGDLKGQLEGHNGAVTCVRYSPSSSNQCIATASGDKSIHLWNPRTYQLERVIENAHEQWINCIAFSPKGDKLVSSSLDKQIKIWEIESGKEVATLSGHEGHTVFCDWSPVDENKIATCGDNLELFIWDVNEKSVQCKLTGHEIKDNVNFPASDRLEGHKVIDYKSAIWCVRFSHNGKMLASAAVDSNAVVYQSNTGDIIATFGLPNDASAVAFSPDDKILVASSSSHMSVHLYHIEKKETLALLGGHSGWVMDVAFSPDSKLIASVSDDKSVRVWDAMAAEKLSTMRFHSERCWSVSYSPDGKWLASASDDFKVCIWNTETFKPAIIYEGHDKKRTFSCGVRACTISNNGELVASGGDDLTIRVWTRDKGETKSVIRCDPFLPWCLRFSKDDKRIIAVGEFSQSVQVWDWENQSKLMELGGFDRFCQYTEFSPDGEKILGSSIDNTARIYSAVDGTLLHTIEQPDWITCASFSHDGKLLVTCSRDLLVRIRDTETNKVTCELPGHDSEVRIVCFSPDDRYVASAALDQSVRIWDIEKQEQVHVFHTVSGVWALAWNPKHANLLAAGDAVGYVYFLRINKTQ